A region of Thermobifida halotolerans DNA encodes the following proteins:
- a CDS encoding carboxyl transferase domain-containing protein: MDPSEPGFSANAETNRALVAELRQRLATAALGGPEAARERHVARGKLLPRDRVDALLDPGSPFLELSPLAAHGMYGPDGHDAPAAGIVTGVGRVAGREVVVVANDATVKGGSYYPMTVKKHLRAQEVALHNHLPCVYLADSGGAFLPMQDEVFPDRDHFGRIFYNQATMSRLGIAQIAAVLGSCTAGGAYVPAMSDEAVIVRGQGTIFLGGPPLVKAATGEVVSAEELGGGDVHARVSGVVDHIADDDAHALDIVRRIVGTLGPRPEPAWQVHPSRPPAADPEELYGVVPADTRTPYDVREVIARIVDASEFTEFKAEYGTTLVTGFAHVHGHPVGVVANNGILFSESAMKGAHFVELCDRRSVPLLFLQNISGFMVGRDYEAGGIAKHGAKMVTAVACARVPKFTVVIGGSFGAGNYSMCGRAYSPRFLWMWPNARVSVMGGEQAASVLATVRRDQLAARGEEWSAEAEEEFKAPIREQYEKQGNPYYSTARLWDDGVIDPVDTRTVLGLALSAARHAPLEPVGYGVFRM, translated from the coding sequence GTGGACCCGTCGGAACCGGGTTTTTCGGCCAACGCCGAGACCAACCGCGCCCTGGTCGCCGAACTGCGGCAACGCCTGGCGACCGCGGCGCTGGGCGGCCCGGAGGCGGCCCGCGAGCGACACGTGGCGCGCGGCAAACTGCTGCCCCGGGACCGCGTGGACGCCCTCCTCGACCCGGGATCGCCGTTCCTGGAGCTGTCACCGCTGGCCGCCCACGGGATGTACGGCCCCGACGGCCACGACGCGCCCGCCGCCGGGATCGTCACCGGAGTGGGCCGGGTCGCGGGCCGCGAGGTCGTGGTGGTGGCCAACGACGCCACCGTCAAGGGCGGCAGCTACTACCCGATGACCGTCAAGAAGCACCTGCGCGCCCAGGAGGTGGCGCTGCACAACCACCTGCCGTGCGTCTACCTCGCCGACTCCGGCGGCGCCTTCCTGCCGATGCAGGACGAGGTCTTCCCCGACCGCGACCACTTCGGCCGCATCTTCTACAACCAGGCGACGATGTCGCGGCTGGGCATCGCGCAGATCGCCGCGGTGCTGGGCTCGTGCACCGCGGGCGGCGCCTACGTGCCCGCGATGAGCGACGAGGCGGTGATCGTGCGCGGGCAGGGCACGATCTTCCTGGGCGGCCCCCCGCTGGTGAAGGCCGCCACCGGCGAGGTCGTCAGCGCCGAGGAACTGGGCGGCGGCGACGTGCACGCCCGCGTCTCGGGAGTGGTCGACCACATCGCCGACGACGACGCCCACGCCCTGGACATCGTGCGCCGGATCGTCGGCACCCTCGGTCCGCGCCCCGAACCCGCGTGGCAGGTGCACCCCTCCCGTCCCCCCGCGGCCGACCCCGAGGAGCTCTACGGCGTGGTCCCCGCCGACACCCGCACCCCCTACGACGTGCGCGAGGTGATCGCGCGCATCGTCGACGCCAGCGAGTTCACCGAGTTCAAGGCCGAGTACGGCACCACCCTGGTCACCGGCTTCGCGCACGTCCACGGCCACCCGGTCGGCGTGGTCGCCAACAACGGCATCCTGTTCTCCGAGTCCGCGATGAAGGGCGCCCACTTCGTCGAACTGTGCGACCGGCGCTCCGTCCCGCTGCTGTTCCTGCAGAACATCTCCGGGTTCATGGTGGGCCGCGACTACGAGGCCGGGGGCATCGCCAAGCACGGCGCGAAGATGGTCACCGCCGTGGCCTGCGCCCGCGTCCCCAAGTTCACCGTCGTCATCGGCGGCTCCTTCGGCGCGGGCAACTACAGTATGTGCGGACGCGCCTACTCACCGCGCTTTCTGTGGATGTGGCCCAACGCCCGCGTCTCGGTCATGGGCGGCGAACAGGCCGCGTCCGTACTGGCCACGGTGCGCCGCGACCAACTGGCCGCGCGCGGCGAGGAGTGGTCGGCCGAGGCCGAGGAGGAGTTCAAGGCCCCGATCCGGGAGCAGTACGAGAAGCAGGGCAACCCCTACTACTCCACCGCGCGGCTGTGGGACGACGGCGTCATCGACCCCGTCGACACCCGCACCGTGCTGGGACTCGCCCTGTCCGCGGCCCGACACGCCCCGCTGGAGCCGGTCGGCTACGGCGTCTTCCGCATGTGA
- a CDS encoding TetR/AcrR family transcriptional regulator translates to MAEPRGGATRRAAILRAAAELFAARGFRGVSIEELGRAVGTSGPALYRHFPGKEALLAAILVDISERLLREGAARVAAHPDPADALDALLRGHIAFALDEPEFITVHDRELHNVPPEPQRRVRRLQRGYVEQWVAVLARLRPDTPEPVLRAALHAMFGLLNSTPHSAGELGRDQMADLLFAMARAALLAPVRAADRHGPDGAGAHVWPPGSGAAGTANG, encoded by the coding sequence ATGGCGGAGCCCAGAGGAGGAGCAACGCGCAGGGCGGCCATTCTGCGCGCCGCCGCCGAACTCTTCGCCGCACGCGGATTCCGCGGCGTGTCCATCGAGGAGCTGGGACGGGCGGTCGGCACCAGTGGTCCGGCCCTGTACCGGCACTTCCCCGGCAAGGAGGCGCTCCTCGCCGCGATCCTCGTGGACATCAGCGAGCGGCTCCTCCGCGAGGGCGCGGCCCGTGTCGCCGCGCACCCCGACCCCGCCGACGCCCTGGACGCGCTGCTGCGCGGCCACATCGCCTTCGCCCTGGACGAACCGGAGTTCATCACGGTCCACGACCGCGAACTGCACAACGTTCCGCCCGAGCCGCAGCGCCGGGTCCGCCGGCTCCAGCGCGGCTACGTCGAGCAGTGGGTCGCCGTCCTGGCCCGGCTGCGCCCCGACACCCCCGAGCCGGTCCTGCGCGCCGCCCTGCACGCCATGTTCGGCCTGCTCAACTCCACGCCGCACAGCGCGGGCGAACTCGGCCGCGACCAGATGGCCGACCTGCTGTTCGCGATGGCCCGCGCGGCGCTGCTCGCCCCCGTCCGCGCGGCGGACCGGCACGGCCCCGACGGGGCGGGCGCCCACGTTTGGCCTCCCGGCTCGGGGGCAGCGGGGACGGCGAACGGCTGA
- a CDS encoding NAD(P)/FAD-dependent oxidoreductase has product MARPRIVVVGAGFAGLNTLRRLERRIPKGMAELVLVAPNDYMLYQPLLPQVASGLLTPQSIAISLHRQLRRTRMVPGAAIGVDTDRRTVVVRKISGEYAYERYDRLVLAPGSTTRTFDIPGLMEHARGNKNLAEAVYLRDHVLAQLELANASDDPAERDERCTFIVVGGGYTGVETAASMELLCEEACRLYPKLRRHIQWHLVDIAPSLMPELGENLGRSAMDLLRRRGVQVALEVTVREVTQDKVTLTDDRVLPSRTLIWTAGTSPSPLIKASGLPAERGKLVVGADLTVPGHPEIFGIGDSAAVPDLSKDEEGALCPPTAQHASRQGPVAAENVIASLLGRPTQHYYHRDLGLLVDLSGRDAVARPLGREITGPSALALTRAYHLYSVPSGPARVRVAANWGIRALLGGEVSRLGFLNRSIETLTDMEELSGYLTPEQARERVSLVEGD; this is encoded by the coding sequence ATGGCACGACCGCGTATCGTCGTGGTCGGCGCGGGTTTTGCGGGACTGAACACGCTTCGCCGGCTGGAACGCAGAATTCCCAAGGGCATGGCCGAGCTGGTGCTCGTCGCGCCCAACGACTACATGCTCTACCAGCCGCTGCTTCCCCAGGTGGCCTCGGGCCTGCTGACCCCGCAGTCGATCGCGATCTCCCTGCACCGCCAACTCCGCCGCACCCGCATGGTCCCGGGGGCGGCCATCGGGGTGGACACCGACCGCCGCACGGTCGTGGTCCGCAAGATCTCGGGGGAGTACGCCTACGAGCGCTACGACCGGCTCGTCCTGGCGCCGGGCAGTACCACCCGCACCTTCGACATCCCCGGCCTGATGGAGCACGCCCGCGGCAACAAGAACCTCGCCGAGGCGGTCTACCTGCGCGACCACGTGCTGGCCCAACTGGAGCTGGCCAACGCCAGCGACGACCCCGCCGAACGTGACGAGCGCTGCACCTTCATCGTCGTGGGCGGCGGCTACACCGGGGTGGAGACGGCCGCGTCGATGGAGCTGCTGTGCGAGGAGGCGTGCCGCCTCTACCCGAAACTGCGCAGGCACATCCAGTGGCACCTGGTGGACATCGCGCCCAGCCTGATGCCGGAGCTGGGCGAGAACCTGGGGCGCAGCGCCATGGACCTGCTGCGCAGGCGCGGCGTCCAGGTGGCCCTGGAGGTCACCGTCCGTGAGGTGACACAGGACAAGGTGACCCTGACCGACGACCGGGTGCTGCCCTCCCGGACGCTGATCTGGACCGCCGGGACCTCGCCGAGCCCGCTCATCAAGGCCAGCGGACTGCCCGCCGAGCGCGGCAAGCTCGTGGTCGGGGCGGACCTGACGGTCCCCGGGCACCCCGAGATCTTCGGCATCGGCGACTCCGCCGCCGTCCCCGACCTGAGCAAGGACGAGGAGGGGGCGCTCTGCCCGCCCACGGCGCAGCACGCCTCACGGCAGGGGCCGGTGGCCGCCGAGAACGTCATCGCCTCGCTGCTGGGCCGCCCGACCCAGCACTACTACCACCGGGACCTCGGCCTGCTGGTGGACCTCAGCGGCCGCGACGCGGTCGCCCGCCCCCTCGGCAGGGAGATCACCGGCCCGTCCGCGCTGGCGCTGACCAGGGCCTACCACCTGTACTCGGTGCCGTCGGGCCCGGCCCGGGTGCGGGTGGCCGCAAACTGGGGCATCCGGGCGCTGCTCGGCGGCGAGGTCTCCCGCCTCGGCTTCCTCAACCGCAGCATCGAGACGCTGACGGACATGGAGGAACTCTCCGGCTACCTGACCCCGGAGCAGGCCAGGGAGCGGGTGAGCCTGGTGGAGGGCGACTGA
- a CDS encoding heavy-metal-associated domain-containing protein produces MASTTITVSGMTCGHCVSSVKEEIGELPGVTDVRVDLQSGRVEVDSETPLTDVQLRGAVAEAGYEVVA; encoded by the coding sequence ATGGCCAGCACCACCATCACCGTCAGCGGCATGACCTGCGGGCACTGCGTGAGTTCGGTGAAGGAGGAGATCGGCGAACTGCCCGGCGTGACCGACGTGCGCGTGGACCTGCAGAGCGGACGGGTCGAGGTCGACAGCGAGACTCCGCTCACCGACGTCCAGTTGCGCGGTGCCGTGGCCGAGGCCGGGTACGAGGTCGTCGCCTGA
- a CDS encoding metal-sensitive transcriptional regulator: protein MAAYGYHDNKRQHLNRLRRIEGQVRGLQRMVEDDAYCIDVLTQTSAVNKALRSFALSLLDEHLKHCVAHALADGGAEADEKVREASEAIARLVRS, encoded by the coding sequence ATGGCCGCCTACGGCTACCACGACAACAAGCGGCAGCATCTGAACCGGCTGCGCCGGATCGAGGGGCAGGTGCGCGGCCTGCAGCGGATGGTCGAGGACGACGCCTACTGCATCGACGTCCTCACCCAGACCTCCGCCGTGAACAAGGCCCTGCGTTCCTTCGCCCTGTCCCTGCTGGACGAGCACCTCAAGCACTGCGTGGCCCACGCCCTCGCCGACGGCGGGGCCGAGGCCGACGAGAAGGTGCGCGAGGCGTCCGAGGCGATCGCCCGGCTGGTCCGCTCCTGA